The genomic window AATCCAAGGGTCCAAGGAGCTGGTTGAAGCTGCCAGATACATAACCGAGGAATTAAGAATAAATGGCATAAAAGCAGAACTGCTTGAGGATTCTTATGACGGGGAGAAATGGCACTTAACCCTTTCCTCTCCAATAGCATGGGATCTAATTTACGGGGAAGTTGAGATCGCTGGAAGGAGAATAACGACCTCTAAAACTCCCCTTCTTGTGATGGCGCACTCGCCACCGGGAGAAGCCGAGGGGGAAGCCATAGCAATAGAGAGGGAGGAAGACTGGGAGAATGCAAAGGGCAAGATAGTTATTGTGAGTGAGAAATGGCATGAAAACTACAGAAAAGCGAATGAAAAAGGAGCCCTTGCGTTTATAGCTTACAGAAAGGGAATGGGCAAGGCCTTCCCTTACATCGGACTATTTTTGACCAAGAGGGACTTAAAATGGGCAAAAATTCCCGCAGTTGCTTTAAGCGAAGAGATTGCAAACACTATTATTCAGAAATTGAAGAAGGGTGAAAAGGTAACGGCAAAAATCAAGGTTGACACTTTAATCTCTGAGAGTCAAGTTCTTCCAATTGTTTACGCAAAGGTGGGAAAGCCACCGTATGTTCTGTTCACAGCTCACATATGCCATCCAAAGCCAGGCGCAAACGACAATGCAAGCGGAGCAGCAACGCTGATTGAGCTGGCTAAAGCACTTAATACTCTTTACGATGATTCATTTCGGTTTGGCTTTGCTTTTCTCTGGATTCCAGAGCATTATGGAACGCAGGCTTTTATAGAGAAATATGCAAAGCTCGATGATTACTACGTGGCAATAAACCTTGACATGGTTGGGGGAAGTGAAGACAGAGCTAACTCAACGATAATGATAATTAGAACGCCATTATCAAGATTTTCAATTGTTTCCGGAATTCTCGAGTATTTCATTGGCCTCGCGAATTCCGAAGGAGAGAGCTTTGGGGGAAGTTCTCTGCCAAAAATGAAGGCTAAAAGCTATCCTTATGAGCTTGGAAGCGATCATGATGTATTCAACTTCTTTGGAATTCCAAGCGTAATGCCCATAACCTGGCCTGACAGGTTTTATCACTCAAGCGAGGACAGTGTTGAGAAGATAAGCAAAGAAAGCCTTGAAATAATAGGGAGAGCAGTATTGGCAACTGCATTAGCCCTTGCAAAAGGAAAGAAAGAGGAGCTTGAGAGATTCGCCAGAGGTTTTACAATGAAGTACCTTGGAGAGCTCAGCATTGAAAGGGATCTCGAAGTGGCAGAAAAGTTGGTTATGCTTGGGCTGTCGAGGGATTCTAAGTTCCTAGGGCTAAACATGGGACACGAGTTTACTTTTGAACCTTGGCTAAAGTGGAAGAAAAAGGGCATTATTTATCCAAGATCTATAAAGCAGATTGACGAGAAGAAGGGGGAGGAGCTTGGAAAAA from Thermococcus alcaliphilus includes these protein-coding regions:
- a CDS encoding DUF4910 domain-containing protein — encoded protein: MKELLKEAEVFNPENVLGYISEISKFHRIQGSKELVEAARYITEELRINGIKAELLEDSYDGEKWHLTLSSPIAWDLIYGEVEIAGRRITTSKTPLLVMAHSPPGEAEGEAIAIEREEDWENAKGKIVIVSEKWHENYRKANEKGALAFIAYRKGMGKAFPYIGLFLTKRDLKWAKIPAVALSEEIANTIIQKLKKGEKVTAKIKVDTLISESQVLPIVYAKVGKPPYVLFTAHICHPKPGANDNASGAATLIELAKALNTLYDDSFRFGFAFLWIPEHYGTQAFIEKYAKLDDYYVAINLDMVGGSEDRANSTIMIIRTPLSRFSIVSGILEYFIGLANSEGESFGGSSLPKMKAKSYPYELGSDHDVFNFFGIPSVMPITWPDRFYHSSEDSVEKISKESLEIIGRAVLATALALAKGKKEELERFARGFTMKYLGELSIERDLEVAEKLVMLGLSRDSKFLGLNMGHEFTFEPWLKWKKKGIIYPRSIKQIDEKKGEELGKILEDRKMGVLLHELLMLGEIMPKEEAFKALEEEYGKFEKEKLEKAVEILRSLDIIVF